The following coding sequences are from one Ornithodoros turicata isolate Travis chromosome 1, ASM3712646v1, whole genome shotgun sequence window:
- the LOC135391531 gene encoding uncharacterized protein LOC135391531: MSPFAVAKALESVVGKNYSAKKLSSGDIQVQVENRKQSSALYSLTHIGETAVTVSSHRTLNIVRGVISESELLECSDSELEEGLADEGVVLAKRIVMRRDGKEVPTKHVVLSFKLHSLPSTIKAGYLNCHVRAYIPNPRRCYKCQKFGHGSQVCRGQAVCARCAGKDHSSETCSNDIRCTNCEGNHPAYSRSCPFWQEEKQVLKIKFEQNVTYRAARAQLQFQKKGTFSDVVRRGVAPLRVSVETQTSGPPHHTPQLKERVTEVLPPVATQPITQGEAATASKEVVVSPSVWDGITKGLSQSTSQDMDVDDDDCLSQKSSSSLPSTTTSSLGKEQRKKNTGRGRGLKGKEQQKAPPPRIQAP, encoded by the coding sequence ATGTCACCATTTGCAGTTGCTAAAGCATTGGAAAGTGTAGTTGGCAAGAACTACAGCGCCAAGAAGCTGAGCAGTGGTGACATCCAAGTCCAAGTGGAGAACCGAAAACAAAGCAGTGCATTGTACTCCCTCACCCACATCGGAGAAACAGCTGTAACCGTAAGCTCTCACCGCACTTTGAACATCGTAAGAGGTGTGATATCTGAGAGCGAACTACTTGAGTGCTCAGACTCCGAACTTGAGGAAGGGCTGGCTGACGAGGGTGTAGTCTTGGCAAAACGAATCGTGATGCGCAGAGATGGGAAAGAGGTTCCCACGAAACATGTAGTCCTGTCTTTCAAGCTCCACAGTCTTCCATCAACAATCAAAGCTGGCTATCTAAATTGTCATGTGAGGGCATATATCCCCAATCCAAGACGCTGCTACAAGTGCCAGAAGTTTGGCCACGGTTCGCAGGTGTGCCGTGGACAGGCTGTCTGTGCAAGGTGTGCTGGCAAAGACCACTCGTCAGAGACATGCTCAAATGATATCCGTTGCACTAACTGTGAAGGTAACCACCCCGCGTACTCGAGATCCTGTCCCTTCTGGCAGGAGGAGAAACAGGTTCTCAAGATAAAGTTTGAACAAAACGTCACGTACCGAGCAGCGAGAGCCCAGCTACagttccagaagaaaggaactttctctgatgtggtgcgcaggggagtggcaccactcagagtttcagtggagacccagacctctgggCCTCCACACCACACTCCCCAACTCAAAGAGAGGGTCACAGAGGTGCTTCCTCCAGTGGCCACACAGCCAATCACCCAGGGAGAGGCCGCCACAGCCTCAAAGGAGGTTGTTGTATCTCCCTCCGTTTGGGACGGGATTACCAAGGGCCTGTCCCAAAGTACAAGCCAAGACATGGATGTCGATGATGACGACTGCTTatcgcagaagtcgtcatcgAGTCTTCCAAGTACTACTACTTCGTCCTTGGGCAAAgagcagagaaagaaaaacaccggCAGAGGACGGGGTCTGAAAGGCAAAGAACAGCAAAAGGCCCCTCCACCAAGGATACAAGCTCCTTGA